A part of Coriobacteriia bacterium genomic DNA contains:
- a CDS encoding GYD domain-containing protein, whose translation MATYIMLSRLTDQGARTVKEHPGHILEVNDELAAMGVKVVQQFATLGRVDFVNIVEAPDTETVTRASLELGARGSIRIETLPAMPVTDLIGMLKG comes from the coding sequence ATGGCGACCTACATCATGTTGTCGCGACTGACCGACCAGGGTGCGCGGACCGTGAAGGAGCATCCGGGACACATCCTTGAGGTGAACGACGAGCTCGCAGCCATGGGCGTGAAGGTCGTCCAGCAGTTCGCCACACTGGGACGCGTGGACTTCGTGAACATCGTTGAGGCACCGGACACCGAGACCGTGACGCGTGCTTCGCTTGAGTTGGGAGCGCGTGGCTCGATCCGGATCGAGACGCTCCCGGCCATGCCGGTCACCGACCTCATCGGAATGCTCAAAGGCTAG
- a CDS encoding slipin family protein translates to MFWEIAVPVVLTVIGILISGLRIANEYERAVVFRLGRLKGLKGPGLYWLIPLGIETQRKVDLRTNTVDVERQETITKDSVTIKVNAVLWFKIMDPVASVVNVANYYAATYQIALTSMRNIIGQHDLDEILRERDQISKILQDVVDKATDPWGIKVEMVEMKDVELPEGMQRAMAQEAQAMREKRARLIKADAEFEASKKLTEASALMAANPMSLELRRMQMITEVGAEQNTTTIVMMPSEFVSLAGTLADKFKADVPTPAAEE, encoded by the coding sequence GTGTTCTGGGAAATCGCGGTTCCGGTCGTGTTGACCGTCATCGGCATACTGATCTCCGGCCTGCGCATCGCCAACGAGTACGAACGGGCGGTCGTGTTCCGGCTCGGGCGGCTCAAGGGGCTGAAGGGTCCCGGCCTGTACTGGCTCATCCCGCTCGGCATCGAGACACAGCGCAAGGTCGACCTCCGCACGAACACGGTGGACGTGGAGCGGCAGGAGACCATCACCAAGGACTCGGTCACTATCAAGGTGAACGCAGTGCTGTGGTTCAAGATCATGGACCCGGTCGCGTCGGTCGTGAACGTGGCCAACTACTACGCAGCCACCTATCAGATCGCACTCACGAGCATGCGCAACATCATCGGCCAGCACGATCTGGACGAGATCCTTCGCGAGCGCGACCAGATCTCGAAGATCCTGCAGGACGTGGTGGACAAGGCCACCGACCCGTGGGGCATCAAAGTCGAGATGGTCGAGATGAAGGACGTGGAGCTACCCGAGGGCATGCAGCGAGCGATGGCGCAGGAAGCACAGGCCATGCGCGAGAAGCGAGCGCGCCTCATCAAGGCAGACGCCGAGTTCGAGGCGTCCAAGAAGCTCACCGAGGCCTCCGCGCTCATGGCGGCCAACCCGATGTCGCTCGAACTCCGCCGCATGCAGATGATCACCGAGGTGGGTGCCGAGCAGAACACCACCACGATCGTGATGATGCCGAGCGAGTTCGTGTCCCTCGCCGGTACGCTCGCGGACAAGTTCAAGGCCGACGTCCCCACGCCAGCCGCCGAGGAGTAG
- a CDS encoding DUF2510 domain-containing protein has translation MSRYMNTLNTGRSADDAQRIITEYLTSDGLEYRDERGEMVWRKGTGALTSPQFIKTEILPDGNVHIEAWMAGAALMPGVYGGELDPMEGAYGFAIKAALKKRVRELESRLGGTPVAYTPPQQAAVPAGWYADPVGRHEQRYWDGTRWTGDVADGGTASVDAEGIA, from the coding sequence ATGTCCAGGTACATGAACACGCTCAACACGGGGCGCTCGGCCGATGACGCGCAGCGCATCATCACCGAGTACCTGACCAGCGACGGCTTGGAGTACCGCGACGAACGCGGCGAGATGGTCTGGCGCAAGGGCACGGGCGCGCTGACGTCTCCGCAATTCATCAAGACCGAGATCCTTCCCGATGGCAACGTGCACATCGAGGCCTGGATGGCGGGGGCTGCACTGATGCCCGGCGTCTACGGCGGAGAGCTCGACCCGATGGAGGGTGCCTACGGGTTCGCCATTAAGGCGGCGCTGAAGAAGCGCGTCCGCGAACTCGAGAGCCGGCTCGGTGGGACGCCCGTGGCATACACGCCACCACAGCAGGCGGCGGTGCCGGCCGGATGGTACGCGGATCCTGTCGGGCGGCACGAACAGCGCTACTGGGACGGGACCCGCTGGACCGGCGATGTAGCCGACGGCGGCACTGCATCCGTTGACGCAGAGGGCATCGCATAG
- a CDS encoding TPM domain-containing protein, translating to MRQRQRFLCTTCMLLVVWLATATVALAAPPLKLDAGLLTDDARVLGDSADSVEEALEQLESDHSVQLFVVFVETFDSYDAQDWAHETAEINGLGMNDILLAVAVTDREYAWSVDADFPLSDSELSEVAADDIEPALSDDDWAGAAIAAAEGYADALDAQAADDGVVTTTTDGDSGGGSLWCCLLPGILAAALAAAAAFFFKHKKGGKGAGTGGAQGEPSTKELETTAGKLLVDVDEALRASEQELGFAEAEFGDAAIKEYRAALDESKTEVAEAFRIQQQVFDSEPEDEATRRGMLQKIIALAGAADARLDEKADGFSHLRDLAGRADEVIAALGDRLAKVEAGLPEAKDKLAQLKTRYLESALGDVADDDTEAAALIEAARKATGEGAEASAKGDRNAAALAARSAENATATAEQLLAAIAAAGENLKSAEAALGDECTRLEGAAAGAEAADAARYAAIVAAARSAAAAARGALGSPPFDPPAHLAKVREVAGQLDAALAEARDAAQKAEAARASAQAAFTTARDRIQSAESYIGTRGGAVGTQARSSLAEARSRLQKGEQLLATDPAAALAEAQAAQQYAESALRYAQGDAAPSGGGGMPVIVPGPTYSGGSSAASGGGSSGWGSSSSSSGFGGSTRRSGGSGFSSSSRSSSSSSSSRRSSSSSSSRSSGGRRGGGGRF from the coding sequence TTGCGGCAACGACAGCGCTTCCTGTGTACGACCTGCATGCTCCTGGTGGTGTGGCTGGCAACGGCCACGGTGGCGCTTGCGGCGCCGCCGCTCAAGCTCGACGCGGGTCTTCTCACCGACGACGCGCGCGTGCTCGGCGATTCTGCCGACAGCGTTGAAGAGGCGCTCGAGCAGCTCGAGAGCGACCACAGCGTTCAGCTGTTCGTGGTCTTCGTCGAGACGTTCGACTCCTACGACGCCCAGGATTGGGCTCACGAGACTGCGGAGATCAACGGTCTCGGCATGAACGACATCCTCCTTGCTGTCGCGGTCACGGACCGCGAATACGCGTGGTCGGTGGACGCGGACTTCCCACTGAGCGATAGCGAACTCAGCGAGGTGGCCGCCGACGACATCGAGCCCGCCCTCAGCGACGATGATTGGGCCGGTGCGGCGATCGCCGCAGCCGAGGGGTACGCGGACGCGCTCGACGCGCAGGCCGCCGACGATGGCGTGGTGACGACCACGACCGACGGCGACAGTGGCGGCGGTTCGCTGTGGTGCTGCCTGCTACCGGGCATTCTGGCGGCAGCGCTCGCTGCGGCCGCCGCATTCTTCTTCAAGCACAAGAAGGGCGGCAAGGGCGCTGGCACGGGCGGCGCGCAGGGCGAGCCCAGCACCAAGGAGCTCGAGACCACTGCCGGTAAGCTGCTCGTGGATGTCGATGAGGCGCTCCGCGCCTCCGAGCAGGAGCTCGGCTTTGCGGAGGCCGAGTTCGGCGATGCCGCGATCAAGGAGTATCGTGCGGCGCTCGACGAATCCAAGACGGAGGTCGCCGAGGCGTTCCGCATCCAGCAGCAGGTATTCGACTCCGAGCCGGAGGACGAGGCCACGCGTCGCGGCATGCTGCAGAAGATCATCGCGCTCGCGGGTGCAGCAGATGCCCGGCTCGACGAGAAGGCCGACGGCTTCTCGCACTTGCGCGACCTGGCGGGACGCGCCGATGAGGTCATCGCTGCGCTCGGCGATCGGCTCGCGAAGGTCGAGGCTGGGCTGCCCGAAGCGAAGGACAAGCTCGCGCAGCTCAAGACCCGGTATCTGGAGAGCGCGCTGGGCGATGTGGCCGACGACGACACTGAGGCCGCTGCGCTCATCGAGGCAGCGCGCAAGGCGACGGGCGAGGGAGCCGAAGCAAGCGCAAAGGGCGACCGCAACGCCGCAGCGCTCGCGGCCCGCTCGGCCGAGAACGCGACCGCAACCGCGGAGCAGCTGCTCGCGGCGATTGCGGCGGCCGGCGAGAATCTGAAGTCCGCGGAGGCTGCGCTCGGCGACGAGTGCACGCGGCTCGAGGGTGCGGCTGCCGGCGCGGAGGCGGCCGACGCGGCCCGCTACGCGGCAATCGTGGCGGCGGCCCGCTCGGCAGCGGCTGCGGCACGCGGCGCGCTCGGCTCACCGCCGTTCGACCCGCCCGCTCACCTCGCCAAGGTCCGGGAGGTTGCTGGCCAGCTCGACGCAGCGCTTGCGGAAGCGCGCGATGCGGCGCAGAAGGCCGAGGCGGCACGCGCATCCGCGCAGGCGGCGTTCACCACCGCGCGTGACCGCATCCAGTCGGCCGAGTCGTATATCGGCACCCGCGGCGGCGCCGTGGGCACGCAGGCGCGCTCGAGCCTCGCCGAAGCACGGAGCCGTCTGCAGAAGGGCGAGCAGCTCCTCGCCACCGATCCTGCAGCGGCGCTTGCCGAAGCTCAGGCGGCGCAGCAGTACGCCGAATCCGCGCTCCGCTACGCGCAGGGAGATGCCGCGCCATCGGGCGGCGGCGGGATGCCGGTGATCGTTCCGGGCCCGACCTACTCGGGCGGTTCTTCGGCTGCATCCGGCGGCGGCTCCTCAGGGTGGGGCAGCTCGTCATCGTCGAGCGGTTTTGGCGGCTCGACGCGAAGGAGCGGCGGGAGCGGCTTCTCGAGCTCGAGCCGGTCGTCGTCGAGCTCCTCGAGCTCGCGGCGGAGCAGCAGCAGTAGTAGCAGCAGGTCTTCAGGCGGTCGCCGCGGAGGCGGCGGGCGCTTCTAA
- a CDS encoding PspA/IM30 family protein, with protein sequence MGSQQSILGRIAQLAKANINALIDSAEDPQVMLDQMIRDYTNGIAEAEAAVAQTIGGLRMMEDDVREDEAAAAEWGGKAKAASAKADEMRAAGQTADADKFDNLARVALKKQIDFEAEVATLKPTIVSQTEVVDKLKAGLDSMRGKLDELKAKRDELVSRARIADAQGQVQDAIKSIDITDPTSELGRFEDKIRREEAKVRGAAELAESSLDAQFEDLEDAESDAEIEARLAGLKGTGA encoded by the coding sequence ATGGGATCACAGCAGTCCATTCTCGGCAGGATCGCGCAGCTTGCGAAGGCGAACATCAACGCGCTGATCGACTCGGCCGAGGACCCGCAGGTCATGCTCGACCAGATGATCCGCGACTACACCAATGGCATCGCAGAGGCCGAAGCCGCCGTGGCGCAGACCATCGGCGGGCTGCGCATGATGGAAGACGACGTGCGCGAGGACGAGGCCGCCGCTGCCGAGTGGGGCGGCAAGGCCAAGGCCGCGAGCGCCAAGGCCGATGAGATGCGGGCCGCCGGTCAGACCGCCGACGCCGACAAGTTCGACAACCTCGCGCGCGTGGCGCTCAAGAAGCAGATCGACTTCGAGGCGGAGGTCGCCACACTCAAGCCCACGATCGTGTCGCAGACCGAGGTCGTGGACAAGCTCAAGGCCGGCCTCGACAGCATGAGGGGCAAGCTGGACGAGCTCAAGGCCAAGCGCGACGAGCTCGTTTCTCGCGCGCGCATCGCCGACGCCCAGGGCCAGGTGCAGGATGCGATCAAGTCGATCGACATCACCGACCCCACGAGCGAGCTGGGCCGCTTCGAGGACAAGATCCGCCGCGAAGAGGCCAAGGTCCGCGGTGCCGCCGAGCTGGCCGAATCCTCCCTCGACGCACAGTTCGAGGACCTCGAGGACGCGGAGTCCGACGCCGAGATCGAGGCACGCCTGGCGGGCCTGAAAGGCACCGGCGCGTAG